From a region of the Georgenia yuyongxinii genome:
- a CDS encoding creatininase: MARSVFMEDLDAFTYRERVADGAPVLIPVGSIEQHGPHMPLSVDVLLSKAMAGAVAERTGSLVAAPIVYGYKSQQRSGGGNHLTGSTSLDAATVIATAKSLVLELARHGVRKIAFVNGHYENYQFLYEGVDLALGELRLAGTEDVRVMLMSYWDFVDDAAIAELYPDGFPGWDLEHGGVLETSLMLLLHPHLVDMDRVADIPPAVLPTYDLLPARPEITPPSGCLSSGAAATAGKGRVLLDRASAGMVTAIRSEFGM, from the coding sequence ATGGCACGCAGCGTGTTCATGGAGGACCTGGACGCCTTCACCTACCGGGAGCGGGTGGCCGACGGCGCACCGGTGCTGATCCCGGTGGGGTCGATCGAGCAGCACGGCCCGCACATGCCGTTGTCGGTGGACGTGCTGCTGTCCAAGGCGATGGCCGGGGCGGTCGCCGAGCGCACCGGGTCCCTGGTCGCCGCGCCGATCGTGTACGGGTACAAGTCCCAGCAGCGCTCGGGCGGTGGTAACCACCTGACCGGCTCCACCAGCCTGGACGCCGCCACGGTCATCGCCACCGCGAAGTCCCTGGTGCTCGAGCTGGCCCGGCACGGGGTGCGCAAGATCGCCTTCGTCAACGGCCACTACGAGAACTACCAGTTCCTCTACGAGGGCGTCGACCTTGCCCTGGGCGAGCTCCGCCTGGCCGGGACGGAGGACGTGCGGGTGATGCTGATGTCCTACTGGGACTTCGTCGACGACGCCGCCATCGCCGAGCTCTACCCCGACGGCTTCCCCGGCTGGGACCTCGAGCACGGCGGGGTGCTGGAGACCTCCTTGATGCTCCTGCTCCACCCCCACCTGGTGGACATGGACCGGGTCGCCGACATCCCCCCGGCGGTGCTCCCCACCTACGACCTTCTGCCGGCCCGTCCGGAGATCACGCCGCCCTCGGGATGCCTGTCATCCGGGGCGGCCGCCACCGCCGGCAAGGGCCGGGTCCTCCTCGACCGTGCCTCCGCCGGCATGGTCACGGCCATCCGTAGCGAGTTCGGGATGTGA
- a CDS encoding purine-cytosine permease family protein, producing MNFTGARTPVTGTSLSGRDPASAGPAHTEPPDVRRDVEETLQPIPEDQRTTKVAGQFWIWAGANIAPINWVLGALGISMGLGLWDTFGVLVAGNVLGMVVFGLFVLLGQRSGVTGMLLGRGVFGRRGNYLPAVIQATVVIGWCAVNTWIVLDLVMALFGKIGLVDPTLTNYGWKFAVAAAVMAVQVTIALFGYRAISAFERWTVPPTIAILVAMSVAAWVFMDIDWSYAGPPTGALTGWERIVAMSSVMTAIGVGWGLTWLTYASDYSRFVSKTVPRKKLYLASAGGQILPVLWLGLLGATLATTNGSVDPGKLIVDNFGALAIPVLLLVLHGPIATNILNIYTFTVTIQSLDVRIGRRALNIGMGVATMGAVTVFVFSTDIASSLDAWLSACVGWTSTWGAIVGVRYYLLDRHSTDFGHHFDPVGTHRLRDVDWRALVAFGTGLLCAWLFMHGMVPALQGPVSTALHGLDLSWLAAAISSGGVYYLLVRKDPTLRGSRTRTGVASGTPTN from the coding sequence ATGAACTTCACCGGAGCGAGGACCCCCGTCACGGGCACCTCGCTGAGCGGCCGGGACCCGGCATCCGCCGGACCGGCGCACACCGAGCCTCCCGACGTGCGCCGCGACGTCGAGGAGACGCTGCAGCCCATCCCGGAGGACCAGCGCACGACGAAGGTCGCCGGCCAGTTCTGGATCTGGGCGGGGGCGAACATCGCCCCGATCAACTGGGTCCTGGGCGCGTTGGGGATCAGCATGGGCCTGGGCCTGTGGGACACCTTCGGCGTCCTGGTGGCCGGCAACGTGCTCGGCATGGTCGTCTTCGGCTTGTTCGTCCTGCTCGGCCAGCGCAGCGGGGTCACCGGCATGCTGCTGGGGCGGGGGGTCTTCGGCCGCCGCGGCAACTACCTCCCCGCCGTGATCCAGGCGACAGTCGTGATCGGCTGGTGCGCGGTCAACACCTGGATCGTGCTGGACCTGGTGATGGCCCTGTTCGGGAAGATCGGCCTGGTCGACCCGACGCTGACCAACTACGGGTGGAAGTTCGCCGTGGCCGCGGCCGTGATGGCCGTACAGGTCACCATCGCCCTGTTCGGCTACAGGGCCATCTCCGCCTTCGAGAGATGGACGGTCCCGCCCACGATCGCGATCCTGGTCGCGATGTCCGTCGCCGCCTGGGTCTTCATGGACATCGACTGGTCCTACGCCGGCCCGCCCACCGGAGCGCTGACCGGCTGGGAGCGCATCGTCGCGATGTCCTCGGTGATGACCGCCATCGGGGTCGGCTGGGGCCTGACCTGGCTGACGTACGCCTCGGACTACTCCCGGTTCGTCAGCAAGACCGTCCCCCGCAAGAAGCTCTACCTCGCCAGCGCCGGCGGGCAGATCCTGCCCGTGCTGTGGCTCGGCCTGCTCGGCGCAACCCTGGCCACCACCAACGGGTCGGTCGACCCCGGCAAGCTCATCGTCGACAACTTCGGCGCCCTGGCCATCCCCGTCCTGCTGCTGGTGCTGCACGGACCCATCGCCACGAACATCCTGAACATCTACACCTTCACCGTCACCATCCAGAGCCTGGACGTCAGGATCGGGCGGCGGGCGCTGAACATCGGGATGGGCGTCGCGACCATGGGCGCGGTCACCGTGTTCGTGTTCTCGACCGACATCGCCAGCTCGCTCGACGCCTGGCTGTCCGCCTGCGTGGGCTGGACCTCCACCTGGGGCGCGATCGTGGGCGTGCGCTACTACCTCCTCGACCGGCACTCCACCGACTTCGGCCATCACTTCGACCCGGTGGGCACCCACCGGCTCCGCGACGTCGACTGGCGTGCGCTGGTCGCGTTCGGGACGGGGCTCCTGTGCGCCTGGCTCTTCATGCACGGGATGGTCCCCGCGCTCCAGGGACCGGTGTCCACCGCGCTGCACGGGCTGGACCTGTCCTGGCTCGCCGCGGCGATCAGCTCGGGTGGCGTCTACTACCTGCTCGTCCGCAAGGACCCCACCCTGCGCGGATCCCGTACCCGCACCGGCGTCGCGTCCGGCACACCCACCAACTGA
- the argB gene encoding acetylglutamate kinase: MSTISLERPAAAFSTERDLLPHQKAEVLIQALPWLERFAGGRVVIKYGGHAMVDPALQRAFAQDVLFLHRVGLHPVVVHGGGPQISRMLDRLGIATEFRGGLRVTTPEVMDVVRMVLTGQVQRDLVGQLNTQVAHAVGISGEDGGLFRARRRRAVVDGEEVDVGMVGDVVTVNPQAVEDLLAADRIPVISTVAPDVADPGRVLNVNADTAAAALAVALHARKLVVLTDVEGLYPRWPHRHPLVRRMSASELAELLPRLESGMVPKMEACLRAVRGGVPQAHVIDGRREHSMLLEIFTDGDTGTMILPDGAM, from the coding sequence ATGAGCACCATCTCCCTGGAGCGGCCGGCCGCCGCGTTCAGCACCGAGCGCGACCTTCTCCCCCACCAGAAGGCGGAGGTCCTCATCCAGGCCCTGCCCTGGCTCGAGCGCTTCGCGGGCGGGCGGGTCGTCATCAAGTACGGCGGGCACGCCATGGTCGACCCCGCCCTGCAGCGGGCCTTCGCCCAGGACGTCCTCTTCCTCCACCGGGTCGGTCTGCACCCGGTGGTCGTGCACGGCGGCGGCCCGCAGATCTCCCGGATGCTCGACCGGCTCGGCATCGCCACGGAGTTCCGCGGCGGGCTGCGGGTGACCACGCCGGAGGTGATGGACGTGGTCCGCATGGTCCTCACGGGACAGGTGCAGCGCGACCTCGTCGGCCAGCTCAACACCCAGGTCGCGCACGCCGTCGGGATCTCGGGGGAGGACGGCGGCCTGTTCCGGGCCCGACGGCGGCGTGCGGTGGTCGACGGCGAGGAGGTCGACGTCGGCATGGTCGGTGACGTGGTGACCGTCAACCCGCAGGCGGTCGAGGACCTGCTCGCGGCGGACCGGATCCCGGTGATCTCGACCGTGGCGCCCGACGTCGCTGACCCGGGCCGTGTCCTCAACGTCAACGCCGACACGGCCGCCGCCGCGCTCGCCGTCGCCCTGCACGCCCGCAAGCTCGTGGTCCTGACCGACGTGGAGGGGCTCTACCCCCGGTGGCCGCACCGTCACCCCCTCGTGCGTCGCATGTCGGCGTCCGAGCTGGCCGAGCTGCTGCCCCGGTTGGAGTCCGGCATGGTGCCCAAGATGGAGGCCTGCCTGCGCGCGGTCCGCGGCGGCGTCCCGCAGGCGCACGTGATCGATGGTCGGCGCGAGCACTCGATG
- a CDS encoding DMT family transporter: MNPTKALKLKGFGIMFLSSSLMGGIGAFARYIDAPGDFIAFNRSLAGLIGMTAIFLATKGFLKVRATKFTPSLLLSGVFLGLLSSLYVISTQMTTLANASFLIYTGPIYSTVLSAIFLKEPLKKSMIASLGAVLVGTLLIIGIINYTAGDGFTVGLDLDPQYMTGNLVALVSGVAYGLYLFFSRYRTDCDSNVRAGFNFLFAVVTIGVILMFRTPDLSGMDSRSWIVLAIAAVVTGFGAFYFLTVATRILLAGELAVISYQETIMATVLGLVLFAEPLTGMQALGGVLIVGGGLSQILASTKARPKRADGPDAVGAAPDREPTTPVQSAPEPAPVIASTLTADPAEPTAAPAMASAATAAAPAVAAPTAGTRSSRRTN, encoded by the coding sequence ATGAACCCCACCAAGGCGCTCAAGCTCAAGGGCTTCGGGATCATGTTCCTGTCGTCGTCGCTCATGGGCGGCATCGGCGCCTTCGCCCGCTACATCGACGCCCCGGGCGACTTCATCGCCTTCAACCGCAGCCTCGCCGGCCTGATCGGGATGACGGCTATCTTCCTGGCCACCAAGGGCTTCCTGAAGGTGCGAGCCACGAAGTTCACACCGTCGCTCCTCCTCTCCGGCGTCTTCCTGGGCCTGCTGTCGTCCCTGTACGTGATCTCGACGCAGATGACCACCCTGGCCAACGCGTCGTTCCTGATCTACACCGGCCCGATCTACTCGACGGTCCTGTCGGCCATCTTCCTGAAGGAACCGCTCAAGAAGAGCATGATCGCCTCCCTCGGCGCGGTCCTCGTGGGCACGCTGCTGATCATCGGCATCATCAACTACACCGCCGGTGACGGCTTCACAGTCGGCCTCGACCTCGACCCGCAGTACATGACGGGCAACCTCGTCGCCCTGGTCTCCGGTGTGGCGTACGGGCTCTATCTGTTCTTCAGCCGCTACCGCACCGACTGCGACTCCAACGTGCGGGCCGGGTTCAACTTCCTCTTCGCCGTCGTGACGATCGGCGTGATCCTGATGTTCCGCACCCCGGACCTGTCCGGCATGGACAGCCGGTCCTGGATCGTGCTGGCCATCGCCGCAGTCGTGACCGGCTTCGGCGCCTTCTACTTCCTGACCGTGGCGACGCGGATCCTGCTCGCCGGCGAGCTCGCCGTCATCTCCTACCAGGAGACCATCATGGCGACCGTCCTCGGCCTGGTGCTCTTCGCCGAGCCGCTGACCGGCATGCAGGCTCTCGGCGGTGTCCTCATCGTCGGCGGTGGCCTCAGCCAGATCCTCGCCTCCACCAAGGCGAGGCCCAAGCGCGCCGACGGCCCGGACGCCGTCGGCGCGGCGCCGGACCGCGAGCCCACCACCCCGGTGCAGTCGGCACCCGAGCCGGCCCCGGTCATCGCCTCGACGCTCACGGCCGACCCGGCCGAGCCGACGGCGGCGCCCGCGATGGCCTCGGCGGCCACGGCCGCCGCACCCGCCGTGGCCGCACCCACGGCCGGCACCCGCTCGAGCAGGAGGACCAACTGA